One stretch of Chthoniobacterales bacterium DNA includes these proteins:
- the folP gene encoding dihydropteroate synthase → MIVLSLMGDTLWKIAGREIDFSNRALIMGILNVTPDSFSDGGEFFTTEKAVAQGQRMAAEGAQIIDVGGESTRPGAEATSVDEELARVLPVIAKLRETVSAFVSIDTSKAAVAREALAAGASIVNDVTGGRADPQMMDVVAKSGTAFIIMHMQGTPRTMQAAPHYENVVGEVADFFRQQYGRAVDCGIESMAIAFDPGIGFGKTVEHNLSLLANLAGLRVHDRPIVVGVSRKSSLGKMIGSNEMSDRLAPTIAFTALLRERGANVLRVHDVRENVAALRATEALLERAP, encoded by the coding sequence ATGATAGTCTTATCCTTAATGGGGGACACGCTCTGGAAAATCGCCGGCCGTGAGATCGATTTCTCCAACCGCGCCCTCATTATGGGGATATTGAATGTGACACCCGACTCATTTTCCGATGGCGGCGAATTCTTCACGACCGAGAAAGCCGTTGCCCAGGGACAACGCATGGCCGCGGAAGGTGCGCAAATCATCGATGTGGGAGGGGAGTCAACCCGGCCTGGCGCGGAAGCAACTTCCGTCGACGAAGAACTGGCGCGGGTGCTTCCCGTGATCGCAAAGCTTCGCGAAACCGTCTCCGCCTTTGTCTCCATCGACACTTCCAAGGCAGCCGTCGCCCGCGAAGCGCTTGCGGCCGGCGCCTCGATTGTTAACGACGTCACCGGGGGCCGCGCCGATCCGCAGATGATGGACGTCGTGGCAAAGAGCGGAACCGCCTTCATCATCATGCATATGCAGGGCACTCCGCGCACCATGCAGGCCGCGCCGCACTATGAGAATGTCGTCGGCGAAGTGGCGGATTTTTTTCGACAACAATATGGGCGCGCCGTAGATTGCGGTATTGAGTCCATGGCCATCGCGTTTGATCCGGGGATCGGATTTGGGAAAACGGTGGAGCACAATCTTTCTCTACTCGCCAATCTCGCGGGACTCCGGGTGCACGATCGGCCAATCGTGGTGGGGGTTTCACGGAAGTCTTCCCTGGGCAAAATGATTGGATCGAATGAAATGAGCGACCGGCTCGCACCGACAATTGCGTTCACGGCCCTGCTGCGGGAGCGGGGTGCGAACGTTCTCCGCGTGCACGATGTCAGGGAAAACGTGGCGGCCCTGCGCGCCACCGAGGCTCTGCTGGAGAGGGCCCCATGA
- a CDS encoding SprT-like domain-containing protein gives MAKKTKRKIAHPKLPMQRQLNLQHEGKYFDLRAIFDRLNERHFRGRLRGYKVMWGRKRKRRPKEYFIFGTIQEEDRVIRINPALDQPFVPLWFLKYILYHEMLHAVVPDEEGSGGRRRVHTERFHERERQFPGYRRARRWEEENLARFLR, from the coding sequence ATGGCAAAAAAAACGAAACGAAAAATCGCCCATCCGAAGTTGCCGATGCAGCGGCAGCTCAATCTCCAGCACGAAGGAAAATACTTCGATCTGCGGGCGATATTCGATCGTTTGAACGAACGCCATTTCCGCGGCCGGCTCCGCGGTTACAAGGTGATGTGGGGCCGGAAACGGAAGCGACGCCCAAAGGAATATTTTATTTTCGGCACGATCCAGGAGGAAGATCGCGTGATCCGGATCAATCCCGCACTGGACCAGCCGTTCGTTCCCCTTTGGTTTCTTAAGTACATTCTCTACCACGAAATGCTGCATGCCGTGGTGCCCGACGAAGAGGGCTCAGGCGGACGGCGGCGGGTCCACACCGAACGGTTCCACGAGCGGGAGCGCCAGTTCCCCGGATACCGGCGGGCGCGGCGTTGGGAGGAAGAGAACCTCGCGCGCTTTTTGCGCTAA
- the cdaA gene encoding diadenylate cyclase CdaA — protein sequence MMQQLLQFWFDRWRSFFEIILLSVGIYYGYLYFRGTRGAKVLTGLAIVFLTLTLISQLLNLVVIGWIIRSFSVFLAVALVVIFQPELRRGLAELGGHPIFSLTSEKRETVHDIAEAVTQLAHKQFGALIAIERDTSIRIYEETGVIIDSHFSVELLLTIFHPKAALHDGGVIVRNGRIAAAACIFPVSQRETLDRSLGLRHRAGLGITEESDAIAVVISEETGGISICHRRRIERNFTPETFRKRIGEILLQGNYEDEEMDPEQLAREVDLPPARDNALVPHQKERSNDTLAV from the coding sequence ATGATGCAGCAACTCCTCCAGTTCTGGTTCGACCGATGGCGGAGCTTCTTCGAAATTATCCTGCTCAGCGTCGGGATTTATTATGGCTATCTCTACTTTCGCGGGACCCGCGGCGCGAAGGTGCTGACGGGCCTGGCCATCGTCTTTCTGACCCTGACCCTGATCTCCCAATTACTGAACCTTGTCGTCATCGGCTGGATTATCCGGAGTTTCTCCGTCTTCCTGGCGGTGGCGCTCGTGGTAATTTTTCAGCCGGAGCTGCGCCGCGGCCTGGCCGAGCTCGGAGGGCATCCAATTTTTTCCCTGACGAGCGAGAAACGCGAAACGGTGCATGACATCGCGGAAGCGGTGACCCAGCTTGCCCACAAACAATTCGGGGCGCTTATTGCCATCGAGCGCGATACCTCGATCCGGATTTATGAAGAGACGGGGGTCATCATCGACTCGCACTTTTCGGTCGAGCTGCTCCTCACCATTTTTCATCCGAAAGCCGCCCTGCACGATGGCGGCGTGATTGTGCGCAATGGCCGCATCGCGGCCGCCGCTTGTATTTTTCCGGTGAGCCAGCGGGAAACGCTGGACCGCAGTCTGGGTTTGCGGCATCGGGCTGGCCTCGGGATCACCGAGGAATCGGATGCGATCGCCGTCGTTATTTCGGAGGAGACCGGCGGAATCTCAATTTGTCACCGGCGGCGGATTGAGCGCAATTTCACCCCGGAAACTTTCCGCAAACGCATCGGCGAGATTCTTCTCCAAGGCAATTATGAAGACGAAGAAATGGATCCTGAACAATTGGCGCGCGAAGTTGATCTCCCTCCTGCTCGCGACAACGCTCTGGTACCTCATCAAAAAGAACGTAGCAACGACACTCTCGCCGTTTGA